Proteins found in one Deltaproteobacteria bacterium genomic segment:
- a CDS encoding sulfatase, whose protein sequence is MSFLSSPAVRASLGRFARTAVLVAAPIAAIGWFAGLAEISSRGLLDRALPIAARFALVRSLGPALATGLTIGVWAGLLRIALHAACRDVNRERRTFGLLVLFGALVAFIAMARRFPAWKALADSAAYTGEAVGVWFGIVLLGVANFVQATLPVRLKTISVVGMGATLAAFPIALLESRIFRRSAPATPSMPTRGKPVLAWAASAFIGATIATIAVVSPPRTKSDLPPIILISIDTLRRDHMSVYGYERPTTPNLEDLARDGAVAQQFIAVSPWTLPTHATMLTGLSPAQHGLTAHNARLAKRSPLVAEILKNRGYRTGAVVTSTLLAPTYGFASGFDKYEFNVSLDAQLAADRLRRWLITDPKTPNFLFLHVFDVHYPYTPPPPFLGRFGPVDEYMQSKQEGNFFDFAKWVETRRQTRMPTVVNRYDEGVLYVDHVLGLFFTELRKSKIYDRAWIFVVSDHGEEFFEHGGMGHSVTLYEELVRVPFIVKAPGNACGGSTIAAGQIAQAALASMLLDAATKDGAAPACDEATGAPVLVAQHSTAATVVSETRTFGPLRFGARTPAFKLLSPARYQKVHMEAEHGYQLFDLAGDPGEANDIYAKGAAPDLEQALESAFRAAAEVATDAKTQRLDPQTIEVLKSLGYIQ, encoded by the coding sequence ATGTCGTTCCTGAGCTCGCCCGCCGTGCGCGCATCGCTCGGCCGTTTCGCACGCACGGCGGTTCTCGTCGCCGCGCCGATCGCGGCGATCGGGTGGTTCGCGGGGCTCGCGGAAATCTCCTCGCGTGGTCTGCTCGACCGCGCCCTGCCGATCGCGGCGCGTTTCGCGCTTGTGCGCTCGCTCGGCCCGGCCCTCGCGACCGGGCTCACAATCGGCGTGTGGGCGGGGCTGCTCAGAATCGCGCTGCACGCGGCGTGCCGCGACGTGAACCGGGAGCGCCGCACGTTCGGGCTGCTCGTGCTGTTCGGCGCGCTCGTCGCATTCATCGCGATGGCCCGGCGGTTTCCCGCGTGGAAAGCGCTCGCTGACAGCGCCGCGTATACCGGCGAGGCGGTGGGCGTCTGGTTCGGAATCGTGCTGCTTGGTGTCGCGAATTTCGTTCAGGCCACGCTCCCTGTTCGCTTGAAAACCATCAGCGTGGTGGGGATGGGCGCGACGCTGGCCGCGTTTCCCATCGCGCTGCTCGAGTCCCGGATCTTTCGTCGGTCCGCGCCCGCAACGCCCTCAATGCCGACCCGGGGAAAACCTGTTCTCGCGTGGGCGGCGTCCGCGTTTATCGGCGCCACCATCGCGACCATCGCCGTCGTGTCGCCCCCGCGAACCAAGAGCGATCTGCCGCCGATCATCCTGATCTCGATCGACACCCTGCGTCGCGACCATATGTCGGTATACGGATACGAACGGCCGACCACGCCCAACCTGGAGGACCTCGCGCGCGACGGCGCGGTCGCGCAGCAGTTCATCGCCGTGTCGCCGTGGACCCTGCCGACGCACGCCACCATGCTCACCGGGCTTTCCCCCGCGCAGCATGGCCTCACGGCTCACAACGCCCGGCTGGCCAAACGCTCACCGCTGGTCGCCGAGATTCTCAAGAACCGGGGATACCGGACCGGCGCGGTCGTGACCTCCACGCTGCTCGCGCCGACCTACGGATTCGCGTCGGGATTCGACAAGTATGAATTCAATGTCTCCCTCGACGCGCAGCTGGCCGCGGACCGCCTCCGACGGTGGCTGATCACCGATCCGAAGACGCCGAACTTCCTGTTTCTGCACGTGTTCGACGTGCACTACCCCTACACCCCGCCGCCGCCGTTCCTGGGCCGTTTTGGGCCGGTCGACGAGTACATGCAGAGCAAGCAGGAAGGGAACTTTTTCGATTTCGCCAAGTGGGTCGAGACGCGGCGGCAGACGCGGATGCCGACCGTGGTGAATCGGTACGACGAGGGGGTGCTCTACGTCGATCACGTGCTCGGTCTGTTTTTCACGGAGCTCAGAAAGTCCAAAATCTACGATCGCGCCTGGATCTTTGTGGTCTCGGATCACGGCGAAGAGTTTTTCGAGCACGGCGGGATGGGGCACTCGGTGACGCTTTACGAAGAACTGGTGCGCGTTCCGTTCATCGTCAAGGCGCCGGGCAATGCGTGCGGCGGTTCGACGATTGCGGCCGGTCAGATCGCGCAGGCCGCGCTGGCGTCGATGCTGCTCGACGCGGCGACGAAGGATGGGGCAGCGCCGGCGTGCGACGAGGCGACCGGCGCGCCGGTCCTCGTAGCCCAGCATTCGACCGCGGCCACGGTCGTTTCCGAAACGCGAACCTTCGGCCCGTTGCGGTTCGGCGCGCGCACGCCCGCCTTCAAGCTATTGTCGCCGGCGCGATATCAAAAGGTTCACATGGAAGCCGAGCACGGCTACCAGCTCTTCGACCTCGCCGGGGACCCGGGCGAGGCGAACGACATCTACGCCAAGGGCGCAGCTCCCGATTTGGAGCAGGCACTCGAATCCGCATTTCGCGCCGCGGCCGAGGTCGCGACGGACGCGAAGACGCAGCGGCTCGACCCGCAGACGATCGAGGTCCTCAAGAGCCTCGGTTACATTCAGTAA
- a CDS encoding VOC family protein encodes MSHVTGFGGVFFKSKNPEAIRDWYVEHLGLPKSPDGFVVFRWREGGDGEEPGSMASTVWSPFPADTTYFEPSPAPFMINFRVRDLDAALADLRAKGVWVDERIEDSELGRFGWILDPDGNRIELWQPPEGY; translated from the coding sequence ATGTCGCACGTGACGGGATTCGGCGGGGTGTTCTTCAAGTCGAAGAACCCCGAGGCGATTCGGGATTGGTACGTCGAGCATTTGGGACTGCCCAAGAGCCCCGACGGATTCGTGGTCTTTCGCTGGCGCGAGGGCGGCGACGGGGAAGAACCCGGATCGATGGCCTCGACCGTGTGGTCGCCGTTTCCCGCGGACACCACCTACTTCGAACCCAGCCCCGCGCCGTTCATGATCAACTTCCGCGTGCGCGACCTCGACGCCGCGCTCGCCGATCTGCGGGCCAAGGGCGTGTGGGTGGACGAACGCATCGAGGACAGCGAGCTGGGGCGCTTCGGGTGGATTCTCGACCCGGACGGCAACCGCATCGAACTGTGGCAACCGCCCGAGGGGTATTGA
- a CDS encoding nucleotidyl transferase AbiEii/AbiGii toxin family protein, giving the protein MIPFDDITQWRTQARWTQDLQVEQDMVITRTVIEMFDRPEIAKALAFRGGTALYKLHIKPAPRYSEDIDLVQVEPGSIGDTLTAVRAVLDPWLGSPKRSFNEGRVILIYRMTSEGAPAIPMRLKVEINTREHFTVFGFEERTLEMQSRWFSGAAPIRTYALDELLGTKLRALYQRKKSRDLFDLWIAGKHGSGDPARIVECFRRYLEHDGAHVSRAEFEMNLHEKYGDSVFAKDIAPLLATGVEWDTASAEEYIRREVMPLLPGEPWKGTPG; this is encoded by the coding sequence ATGATCCCGTTCGACGACATTACGCAGTGGCGGACGCAAGCGCGGTGGACGCAGGACCTCCAGGTTGAGCAGGATATGGTCATCACCCGCACCGTGATCGAGATGTTCGACCGCCCGGAGATCGCCAAGGCGCTCGCCTTTCGCGGCGGAACCGCGCTCTACAAGCTTCACATCAAACCCGCGCCTCGCTACTCGGAAGACATCGACCTCGTGCAGGTGGAACCCGGATCGATCGGCGACACGCTCACCGCCGTGCGCGCGGTGCTGGACCCCTGGCTTGGCTCGCCGAAGCGTTCGTTCAACGAGGGTCGCGTGATCCTGATCTACCGGATGACCAGCGAGGGAGCGCCGGCCATACCCATGAGGCTCAAGGTGGAGATCAACACCCGCGAACACTTCACCGTCTTTGGCTTCGAGGAACGTACACTGGAAATGCAATCGCGGTGGTTCTCCGGCGCGGCACCCATCAGGACGTATGCGCTCGACGAGTTGCTCGGCACCAAGCTGCGTGCCCTGTACCAACGCAAGAAGAGCCGGGACCTGTTCGACTTGTGGATTGCCGGCAAGCATGGCAGCGGCGATCCCGCGCGCATCGTGGAGTGTTTCCGGCGGTATCTGGAACACGACGGCGCGCACGTATCCCGCGCGGAATTCGAGATGAACCTGCACGAGAAGTACGGCGATTCGGTGTTCGCCAAGGACATTGCGCCGCTCTTGGCGACCGGCGTCGAGTGGGACACCGCAAGCGCCGAGGAGTACATCCGGCGCGAGGTCATGCCGCTGCTGCCGGGCGAGCCGTGGAAGGGAACACCAGGATAA
- a CDS encoding type IV toxin-antitoxin system AbiEi family antitoxin, with amino-acid sequence MDLAKHIDELASQGRYHVTTVEVRDALGISIVAARAALRRLRAKGAIAMPFNGFHVIVPPEYRRIGCLPADQFVPQLMNHLGLDYYVGLLSAAEYHGAAHHRPQTFQVIVAINRRPIECGDVRVRFFARRNVQEIPTIAKNTPRGIVRISTPEATAFDLVGYAERAGGMDHVATVLTELVEAINADELAHLAPLSPVSWSQRLGHLLEIVGAENLVGPLAEYVAENARQTIPLNPKRRSDDGDRNVRWKLQVNDTVEPEQ; translated from the coding sequence GTGGACCTCGCCAAACACATTGACGAACTTGCTTCCCAGGGGCGTTACCACGTCACCACCGTGGAGGTCCGCGACGCCTTGGGGATATCCATCGTGGCCGCAAGAGCCGCCCTTCGGCGGCTCCGCGCCAAGGGGGCCATCGCAATGCCTTTCAACGGGTTCCACGTCATCGTGCCGCCGGAGTACCGGCGCATTGGGTGTCTCCCGGCCGACCAGTTCGTGCCACAACTCATGAATCATCTCGGCCTCGACTATTACGTCGGTCTCCTCAGCGCCGCCGAGTACCACGGCGCCGCCCACCACCGCCCGCAGACATTTCAGGTCATCGTCGCGATCAACCGCCGACCCATCGAATGCGGCGATGTTCGGGTTCGTTTTTTCGCCCGGCGCAACGTGCAGGAGATCCCGACGATCGCGAAAAACACACCGAGAGGGATCGTGAGGATTTCCACCCCCGAGGCCACCGCGTTCGATCTCGTGGGGTACGCCGAACGTGCGGGCGGAATGGATCACGTCGCCACCGTCCTGACGGAACTCGTGGAGGCGATCAACGCGGACGAACTGGCTCACCTCGCTCCATTGTCCCCGGTGTCGTGGTCCCAGCGGCTCGGCCATCTCCTGGAGATCGTCGGCGCCGAGAACCTGGTCGGTCCTTTGGCCGAATACGTTGCCGAGAACGCTCGCCAGACCATTCCGCTGAATCCGAAGCGTCGTTCGGACGACGGGGATCGTAACGTCCGCTGGAAGCTGCAAGTCAACGACACCGTGGAGCCGGAACAATGA
- a CDS encoding alanine racemase, whose amino-acid sequence MLQTGRLEYSDWIRSLEGVALPAALVDLDALERNADRIAAPVRASGKRLRLATKSLRCVRVASHLRERLEDIYGGLMCLTVAEAAFLADRGFDDLLIAYPTMQRADLVALAALTRAGRTVRLVVDSAEHVRAMSDVSHAEGVTLRAVIDIDMSYRPFGTATHLGVRRSPIRTGAEAIAIAREAQRAGGVIVDALMGYEAQVAGMGEASPFTPLTNPVKAWIKRRSIPDVASRRARIASELRAAGVNVALFNGGGTGSLATTSNEDVVTEVTAGSGFFCPHLFDYYAGTRLEPAAFFALQIVRFPAPGIVTCQGGGYVASGEAGRDRLPVPHLPRGLSLLGVEGAGETQTPLRWPASAGEARLGAPVIFRHAKAGELMERFNEIVLVRGGRVVDRVPTYRGEGFAFL is encoded by the coding sequence GTGCTTCAAACCGGCCGGCTCGAATATTCCGACTGGATTCGCTCCCTCGAAGGCGTAGCCCTGCCCGCCGCGCTCGTCGATCTCGACGCGCTCGAGCGCAACGCCGATCGCATCGCCGCGCCCGTGCGGGCGAGCGGCAAGCGGCTTCGCCTCGCGACCAAATCGCTGCGTTGCGTTCGGGTTGCTTCGCATCTGCGAGAACGACTGGAAGACATCTACGGCGGCCTCATGTGCCTCACCGTCGCCGAGGCCGCCTTTCTCGCCGATCGCGGTTTCGACGATCTGCTGATTGCGTATCCCACAATGCAGCGCGCCGACCTAGTGGCGCTCGCCGCGCTCACGCGCGCGGGCCGCACCGTGCGCTTGGTGGTGGACAGCGCCGAACATGTGCGCGCGATGAGCGATGTCTCGCACGCCGAAGGCGTCACGCTGCGCGCGGTGATCGACATCGACATGTCGTATCGACCGTTCGGCACGGCGACGCATCTGGGCGTTCGGCGCAGCCCCATCCGCACGGGGGCCGAGGCGATCGCGATCGCGCGCGAGGCCCAGCGGGCGGGCGGCGTGATCGTCGACGCACTGATGGGCTACGAGGCGCAGGTCGCGGGCATGGGCGAGGCGAGCCCCTTCACGCCGCTGACGAACCCGGTGAAAGCATGGATCAAGCGCCGGTCGATTCCCGATGTCGCTTCGCGGCGCGCGCGTATCGCGTCGGAGCTTCGCGCGGCGGGCGTGAACGTCGCGCTCTTCAACGGCGGCGGCACGGGAAGCCTCGCGACGACCAGCAACGAGGACGTCGTCACCGAGGTCACGGCGGGCAGCGGATTTTTCTGTCCGCACCTGTTCGACTACTACGCCGGAACCCGGCTCGAACCCGCCGCGTTTTTCGCGCTTCAAATCGTTCGTTTTCCCGCGCCTGGCATCGTCACCTGTCAGGGCGGCGGCTACGTCGCCAGCGGCGAGGCCGGGCGCGACCGTCTGCCGGTGCCGCATTTGCCGCGGGGCTTATCGCTGCTCGGCGTCGAGGGCGCGGGCGAAACGCAGACCCCCTTGCGTTGGCCGGCGTCGGCGGGGGAGGCGCGGCTCGGCGCGCCGGTGATTTTCCGGCACGCCAAGGCCGGGGAATTGATGGAGCGTTTCAACGAGATCGTGCTCGTGCGCGGCGGCCGCGTGGTCGATCGCGTGCCGACCTATCGCGGCGAAGGTTTCGCGTTCCTATAA